In Panthera leo isolate Ple1 chromosome B3, P.leo_Ple1_pat1.1, whole genome shotgun sequence, a single genomic region encodes these proteins:
- the PSMC1 gene encoding 26S proteasome regulatory subunit 4 has protein sequence MGQSQSGGHGPGGGKKDDKDKKKKYEPPVPTRVGKKKKKTKGPDAASKLPLVTPHTQCRLKLLKLERIKDYLLMEEEFIRNQEQMKPLEEKQEEERSKVDDLRGTPMSVGTLEEIIDDNHAIVSTSVGSEHYVSILSFVDKDLLEPGCSVLLNHKVHAVIGVLMDDTDPLVTVMKVEKAPQETYADIGGLDNQIQEIKESVELPLTHPEYYEEMGIKPPKGVILYGPPGTGKTLLAKAVANQTSATFLRVVGSELIQKYLGDGPKLVRELFRVAEEHAPSIVFIDEIDAIGTKRYDSNSGGEREIQRTMLELLNQLDGFDSRGDVKVIMATNRIETLDPALIRPGRIDRKIEFPLPDEKTKRRIFQIHTSRMTLADDVTLDDLIMAKDDLSGADIKAICTEAGLMALRERRMKVTNEDFKKSKENVLYKKQEGTPEGLYL, from the exons ATG ggTCAAAGTCAGAGTGGTGGTCATGGCCCTGGAGGTGGCAAGAAGGATGACAAG gacaagaaaaagaagtacgAACCTCCTGTACCAACCAgagtggggaaaaagaagaagaaaacaaagggaccAGATGCTGCCAGCAAGCTGCCACTGG TGACACCTCACACTCAGTGCCGCTTAAAATTACTGAAGTTAGAGAGAATTAAAGACTATCTTCTCATGGAGGAAGAATTCATTAGAAATCAGGAACAAATGAAGCCTTTGGAAGAAAAGCAAGAG GAGGAGAGATCAAAGGTGGATGATCTGAGGGGGACCCCGATGTCGGTAGGAACGTTGGAAGAGATCATTGATGACAATCACGCCATCGTGTCCACGTCTGTGGGCTCAGAACACTACGTCAGCATTCTCTCCTTTGTAGACAAGGACCTGCTGGAGCCAGGCTGTTCGGTCCTGCTCAACCACAAG GTACATGCCGTCATAGGGGTGCTCATGGATGACACGGATCCCTTGGTCACGGTGATGAAAGTAGAAAAGGCCCCCCAGGAAACCTATGCTGATATTGGGGGGTTGGACAACCAAATCCAGGAAATTAAG gaATCCGTGGAGCTTCCTCTCACTCATCCTGAATATTATGAAGAGATGGGTATAAAGCCCCCAAAAGGGGTCATTCTCTATGGACCACCTGGCACAG GTAAAACCTTATTAGCCAAAGCAGTAGCAAACCAAACCTCAGCCACTTTCCTAAGAGTGGTTGGCTCTGAACTTATTCAGAAGTACCTAGGTGATGGGCCCAAACTCGTTCGGGAGTTATTTCGAGTTGCAGAAGAACACGCGCCATCCATCGTGTTTATTGATGAAATTGATGCCATTGGAACAAAAAg ataCGATTCAAATTCTGGTGGTGAAAGAGAAATCCAGCGAACAATGTTGGAACTGTTGAACCAGTTGGATGGATTTGATTCAAGGGGTGACGTGAAAGTTATCATGGCCACAAACCGAATAGAAACTTTGGATCCAGCACTTATCAGACCAG GCCGCATTGACAGGAAAATTGAGTTCCCCCTGCCCGATGAAAAGACCAAGAGGCGCATCTTTCAGATCCACACGAGCAGGATGACGCTGGCCGATGATGTGACCCTGGACGACTTGATCATGGCTAAAGATGACCTCTCTGGGGCCGACATCAAG GCGATCTGTACAGAAGCTGGTCTGATGGCCTTGAGAGAACGCAGAATGAAAGTAACAAATGAAGACTTCAAAAAATCGAAAGAAAACGTTCTTTATAAAAAACAAGAAGGCACCCCTGAAGGGCTCTACTTGTAG